A single genomic interval of Nonomuraea rubra harbors:
- a CDS encoding class I SAM-dependent methyltransferase: MEYGSDHAEYYDLIFRSRGKDFESEAQDLAKIIRSRTPRALSLLDVACGTGAHMETFVKLFDRVEGLELSPDMRAVAAGRLPGVPVHPGDMRDFDLGRVFDAITCMGNAVGELGSPGELRAAIGTMAAHLAPGGVLVVEPWYFPDNFLDGHVGGHLLVEEDRVVSRMTHSRREGGKSRLEVRFRVADSSGFKDFSEVLHSSLFTREQYTAAFEAAGCRTEFLPGFRLANGRPNSPGLFVGMLDGVA, translated from the coding sequence ATGGAGTACGGATCCGATCACGCCGAGTACTACGATCTCATCTTCCGCAGCCGCGGCAAGGACTTCGAGAGCGAGGCCCAGGACCTCGCCAAGATCATCCGCTCCCGTACGCCCCGCGCGCTGTCCCTGCTGGACGTGGCCTGCGGCACGGGCGCGCACATGGAGACGTTCGTCAAGCTCTTCGACCGCGTCGAGGGCCTGGAGCTGTCCCCGGACATGCGGGCGGTGGCCGCGGGGCGGCTGCCCGGCGTCCCCGTGCACCCCGGCGACATGCGCGACTTCGACCTCGGCCGCGTCTTCGACGCCATCACCTGCATGGGCAACGCCGTCGGCGAGCTGGGCTCGCCCGGGGAGCTGCGGGCGGCGATCGGCACGATGGCCGCGCACCTGGCGCCGGGCGGCGTGCTGGTCGTCGAGCCGTGGTACTTCCCCGACAACTTCCTCGACGGCCACGTCGGCGGCCACCTGCTGGTGGAGGAGGACCGCGTCGTCTCCCGGATGACGCACTCGCGCCGCGAGGGCGGCAAGAGCCGGCTGGAGGTGCGCTTCAGGGTCGCCGACTCCTCCGGCTTCAAGGACTTCTCCGAGGTGCTGCACTCCAGCCTGTTCACCCGCGAGCAGTACACGGCGGCCTTCGAGGCGGCCGGCTGCCGCACCGAGTTCCTGCCGGGCTTCCGGCTCGCCAACGGCCGTCCCAACAGCCCCGGGCTCTTCGTCGGCATGCTCGACGGGGTGGCGTGA
- a CDS encoding aminotransferase class I/II-fold pyridoxal phosphate-dependent enzyme — MASWETLVVGRPNVGERERLMRRLDGVLDRLWLTNNGPLVREFEERIARVAGTRHAVATCNATTGIQIAARAAGIRPGDEVIVPSFTWVATAHALEWIGIVPVFCDVDEATANADPEHVARLIGPRTRGILAVHVFGRPCEVDALTRLADEHGLVLLFDAAHALGCTYRGKPVGGFGTAEIFSFHATKFVNSVEGGVIVTDDDAYAARVRALRNQGIDPAGRIAGPGTVARMNEFCAAMGLTSLDAIDTIVAANRRNHAAYEEHLAGVPGVTVRGQAPGERANHQYLVIEVDEARAGISRESVLEELLTYDVHARRYFSPICHQVEPYRSAPERHIPLPLPRAEALASRVLSLPTGPTVEPDDVAAVCRIIRDSVARAGRRLVA; from the coding sequence ATGGCGTCCTGGGAGACCCTGGTCGTCGGTCGGCCCAACGTGGGCGAGCGCGAGCGGCTGATGCGGCGGCTCGACGGCGTGCTCGACCGGCTCTGGCTGACCAACAACGGCCCGCTGGTGCGCGAGTTCGAGGAACGCATCGCCCGCGTGGCCGGCACGCGGCACGCCGTGGCCACCTGCAACGCCACCACGGGCATCCAGATCGCCGCCAGGGCCGCCGGCATCAGGCCCGGCGACGAGGTCATCGTCCCCTCCTTCACCTGGGTCGCCACAGCCCACGCGCTGGAGTGGATCGGCATCGTCCCGGTCTTCTGCGACGTGGACGAGGCCACCGCCAACGCCGACCCCGAGCACGTCGCCCGGCTGATCGGGCCCAGGACCCGCGGCATCCTGGCCGTGCACGTCTTCGGCCGCCCGTGCGAGGTGGACGCGCTGACGCGGCTCGCGGACGAGCACGGCCTGGTCCTGCTCTTCGACGCCGCGCACGCGCTCGGCTGCACCTACCGGGGCAAGCCGGTCGGCGGGTTCGGCACGGCGGAGATCTTCAGCTTCCACGCCACCAAGTTCGTCAACAGCGTCGAGGGCGGCGTGATCGTCACCGACGACGACGCGTACGCGGCCCGGGTCAGGGCCCTGCGCAACCAGGGCATCGACCCGGCCGGCCGGATCGCCGGGCCCGGCACGGTCGCCAGGATGAACGAGTTCTGCGCCGCCATGGGCCTGACCTCGCTCGACGCCATCGACACGATCGTCGCGGCCAACCGCCGCAACCACGCCGCCTACGAGGAGCACCTGGCCGGCGTGCCGGGGGTGACGGTGCGCGGGCAGGCGCCCGGCGAACGCGCCAACCACCAGTACCTCGTGATCGAGGTGGACGAGGCACGGGCCGGGATCTCCCGCGAGAGCGTGCTGGAGGAGCTGCTCACGTACGACGTGCACGCCCGGCGCTACTTCTCGCCGATCTGCCACCAGGTCGAGCCGTACCGGTCCGCGCCCGAACGGCACATCCCGCTGCCGCTGCCGCGCGCCGAGGCGCTGGCGAGCAGGGTGCTCTCGCTGCCCACCGGGCCCACCGTGGAGCCGGACGACGTGGCGGCCGTCTGCCGGATCATCAGGGACTCGGTCGCGCGCGCGGGGCGGCGCCTCGTCGCGTGA